Proteins co-encoded in one Jeotgalibacillus malaysiensis genomic window:
- a CDS encoding histone deacetylase: MAKPSKFPTVEKDAVFIYSDDLLNYRFSEDHPFNQKRLQLTLDLLKFSGAITDSDIIPPRLATDEELALVHDTSYIEAVKLAGIGQLPREKAENFGLGTEDTPIFKDMHEASARLVGGTLTAVDLVMEGKALHALNLGGGLHHGFRGKASGFCIYNDSSVAIRYMQEKYNAKVLYVDTDAHHGDGVQWSFYDDPTSCTLSLHETGRYLFPGTGAVNERGHGKGYGCAFNIPLDAFTEDESFLAAYERSFREVIEFFKPDVILTQNGADAHCLDPLTHLSSTMKIYEEIPKLAHELAHEYCGGKWIAVGGGGYDIWRVVPRAWSRVWMEMSGYQPESENLPEEWIEKWQPASPVPLIKTWHDPNGIYKPIPRKKEITEKNAQTVEKALYPLQKSKSQE; this comes from the coding sequence ATGGCCAAACCTTCCAAGTTCCCCACTGTAGAAAAAGATGCAGTCTTTATCTATTCAGATGATCTATTAAACTATCGTTTTTCAGAGGATCATCCCTTTAATCAAAAAAGACTGCAGCTGACACTTGATCTATTAAAGTTTTCAGGGGCAATTACTGATTCGGACATTATCCCGCCCCGCTTAGCAACTGATGAAGAGCTGGCACTTGTACATGACACATCTTATATTGAAGCGGTTAAGCTCGCAGGAATTGGTCAGCTGCCAAGGGAAAAAGCTGAAAATTTCGGACTTGGCACAGAAGACACACCTATTTTTAAGGATATGCACGAAGCAAGCGCCAGACTTGTAGGGGGGACTTTAACCGCAGTCGACCTGGTGATGGAAGGTAAAGCTTTACATGCGCTAAATCTAGGTGGCGGTCTGCATCATGGCTTTAGAGGAAAGGCTTCCGGATTTTGTATCTATAATGACAGCTCAGTTGCGATCCGTTATATGCAGGAGAAATATAACGCAAAGGTGCTTTATGTTGATACAGATGCACACCATGGTGATGGAGTGCAGTGGTCTTTTTATGATGATCCTACCTCATGCACGCTTTCATTACACGAAACAGGCCGCTACCTGTTCCCTGGTACAGGAGCTGTAAATGAGCGTGGTCATGGTAAAGGATATGGATGTGCTTTTAATATTCCGCTGGATGCATTTACAGAGGACGAGTCTTTTCTTGCAGCGTATGAACGATCCTTCAGAGAAGTCATTGAGTTTTTTAAACCGGATGTGATTTTAACACAAAACGGGGCTGATGCTCACTGCCTTGATCCGCTGACGCATTTATCTTCAACAATGAAGATCTATGAGGAAATTCCAAAGCTTGCACATGAACTGGCTCATGAGTATTGCGGTGGTAAATGGATCGCAGTCGGTGGCGGAGGATATGATATCTGGCGTGTTGTACCGAGAGCCTGGTCCCGTGTGTGGATGGAGATGAGTGGTTATCAGCCAGAGTCAGAGAACCTGCCTGAGGAATGGATTGAGAAATGGCAGCCAGCTTCACCGGTTCCGTTAATTAAAACCTGGCATGACCCAAATGGTATCTATAAACCCATTCCACGAAAAAAAGAAATTACTGAAAAAAATGCTCAGACAGTAGAAAAAGCATTATACCCGCTCCAGAAATCAAAAAGCCAGGAATAG
- a CDS encoding acetoin dehydrogenase has protein sequence MDHPKLYNAKELKTAKGAIMIEGPVSKDQLASMEFHEDLVAFRVPEQQHKALIEIAGLPEGRIIIARDHNTIVGYVTYLYPDPLERWSQGKMDNLIELGAIEVIPKYRGASVGKNLLRVSMMDDAMEDYIVITTEYYWHWDLKGTGLNVWDYRKVMEKMMNAGGLEYYATDDPEISSHPANCLMARIGNRVDPESIQKFDQLRFMNRFMY, from the coding sequence ATGGACCATCCAAAATTATATAATGCGAAAGAACTGAAAACAGCAAAAGGTGCAATCATGATCGAAGGGCCAGTATCAAAAGATCAGCTTGCATCAATGGAATTTCACGAAGACCTTGTTGCTTTCCGGGTGCCTGAGCAGCAGCATAAAGCACTAATTGAGATTGCGGGACTACCTGAAGGAAGAATCATTATTGCAAGAGACCATAATACAATTGTCGGTTATGTCACATACCTCTACCCTGATCCGCTTGAAAGATGGTCACAGGGGAAAATGGATAATCTCATTGAACTTGGCGCAATTGAAGTCATTCCTAAATATCGCGGGGCATCTGTAGGTAAAAATCTTCTGAGGGTTTCAATGATGGATGATGCAATGGAAGATTATATCGTCATTACTACTGAGTACTACTGGCACTGGGACTTAAAAGGAACCGGTCTTAATGTATGGGATTACAGAAAAGTAATGGAGAAAATGATGAACGCCGGCGGACTTGAATATTATGCGACAGATGACCCTGAGATCAGCTCTCATCCTGCCAACTGTCTGATGGCACGGATCGGGAATCGTGTGGATCCGGAATCTATTCAGAAGTTCGATCAGCTCAGATTCATGAATCGATTTATGTACTAG
- a CDS encoding catabolite control protein A — protein sequence MNITIYDVAREANVSMATVSRVVNGNPNVKPATRKKVLEVIERLGYRPNAVARGLASKKTTTVGVIIPDISNIFFAELARGIEDIATMYKYNIILSNSDQNEEKELHLLNTMLGKQVDGIVFMGGRITEEHVAEFQRSPVPIVIAGSVEETNQTPSVNIDYYQASIDAVTSLIEKGHKNVAFVSGPFHDTINRSMKLEGYKAALENNGLTYNEDFVFEGDYTYDSGLDAWAKLRELDDKPTAIFVGNDEMALGVVHGAQDEGLNIPDDVEVMSFDNTKLALMVRPQLTSVVQPLYDIGAVAMRLLTKLMNKESIDDQTVVLPHRIEERQSTK from the coding sequence ATGAATATTACAATTTATGATGTAGCACGTGAAGCGAACGTCTCAATGGCGACCGTTTCCCGTGTAGTGAACGGAAACCCAAATGTAAAACCCGCAACAAGAAAAAAGGTACTTGAAGTAATTGAACGTCTTGGATATCGCCCGAATGCTGTAGCGCGTGGTCTTGCAAGTAAGAAGACAACAACAGTCGGCGTAATCATTCCCGATATTTCAAATATCTTTTTTGCAGAGCTTGCACGCGGAATTGAAGATATTGCAACGATGTATAAATACAACATCATTTTGAGTAACTCAGATCAAAATGAAGAAAAGGAATTACATCTTTTAAATACCATGCTCGGAAAACAGGTTGACGGAATTGTCTTCATGGGTGGCAGGATTACAGAAGAGCACGTAGCTGAATTCCAGCGCTCACCTGTCCCGATTGTCATTGCAGGTTCAGTTGAAGAAACAAACCAGACACCTTCAGTTAACATTGATTATTACCAGGCGTCTATTGATGCTGTGACTTCTCTGATTGAGAAGGGACACAAGAATGTAGCCTTTGTGAGTGGACCTTTCCACGATACGATTAACCGTTCGATGAAGCTTGAAGGGTATAAAGCTGCTCTTGAAAATAACGGTTTGACTTATAATGAAGATTTCGTATTTGAAGGAGACTATACGTATGACTCCGGTCTTGATGCATGGGCAAAGCTGCGCGAGCTCGATGACAAGCCGACAGCCATTTTTGTTGGCAATGATGAGATGGCATTAGGAGTCGTGCACGGTGCCCAGGATGAAGGGCTGAACATTCCGGATGATGTAGAAGTAATGAGCTTTGATAATACGAAGCTTGCACTAATGGTTCGTCCGCAGCTGACATCAGTTGTGCAGCCTCTTTACGATATCGGAGCCGTTGCAATGCGCCTGCTGACAAAGCTGATGAATAAAGAGTCAATCGACGACCAGACTGTCGTACTGCCTCACAGAATAGAGGAGAGACAATCAACGAAATAA
- a CDS encoding acetoin utilization protein AcuB, which produces MIIEDMMVRDVHTLAPDATLNEAIELMSSEKVRHLPVTDVTGKVVGIITDRDIKEFSPSPFQTADSKALYETKLLDIMTTPVITGHPLDFVEEVAVTFMEERIGCLPIVSEDKLVGMITETDILHTLVQLTGATQPGSQIEVKVPNKQGMLYEVAGIIRKNHSNIHSVLVYPDRHDEKYKVLVFRVQTMNPMSVIEDLREEGHEVLWPNLPSSPL; this is translated from the coding sequence GTGATCATTGAAGATATGATGGTGCGTGATGTACATACACTTGCGCCTGATGCGACCTTAAATGAAGCGATTGAATTAATGAGCAGTGAAAAAGTCCGCCATCTGCCTGTAACAGATGTAACCGGAAAGGTTGTCGGTATTATTACTGACAGGGACATAAAAGAGTTTTCCCCCTCTCCCTTTCAGACAGCTGACAGTAAAGCGCTGTATGAGACGAAGCTGCTTGATATCATGACAACACCCGTGATAACGGGGCATCCACTTGACTTTGTGGAAGAAGTGGCTGTTACTTTCATGGAAGAGAGAATCGGCTGTCTCCCTATTGTCAGTGAAGATAAATTAGTTGGGATGATTACTGAGACTGATATTTTGCATACGCTCGTTCAGCTGACCGGAGCCACTCAGCCCGGTTCACAGATTGAAGTAAAAGTGCCGAATAAACAGGGTATGCTGTACGAAGTGGCAGGCATCATCAGAAAAAATCACTCTAACATTCATTCAGTGCTCGTCTATCCGGACCGGCACGATGAAAAATATAAAGTGTTAGTATTCCGCGTACAAACAATGAATCCGATGTCCGTCATTGAAGACTTACGCGAAGAAGGGCATGAAGTATTATGGCCAAACCTTCCAAGTTCCCCACTGTAG
- a CDS encoding acetyl-CoA synthetase — translation MKLEALPAVKGDYNLQNYEAAVDSFDWSEVEKEFSWHHTGKINMAYEAIDRHAEGDKKNKIALYYRDANRNEKYTFREMKEMTNKAANVLKSQADIEKGDRVFIFMPRSPELYFALLGALKIGAIVGPLFEAFMEGAVRDRLEDSDAKAIITTPELLERIPVDELPNLKHVIVVGDNVTEEGKYIDFNQHFSEASRSFEIEWLEQDDGLILHYTSGSTGKPKGVLHVQRAMLQHYQTARWVLDLKDNDIYWCTADPGWVTGTSYGIFGPWLTGTTSVIVGGRFSPEAWYQTLEDYEVTVWYSAPTAFRMLMGAGDDLVKKYDLSNLRHVLSVGEPLNPEVIRWGMKVFNHRIHDTWWMTETGGQMICNYPAMEIRPGSMGKPVPGVEAAIVDDQGNELPANRMGNLALKKGWPSMMHTIWNNKEKYESYFMPGDWYVSGDSAYQDEDGYFWFQGRIDDVIMTSGERVGPFEVESKLVEHPAIAEAGVIGKPDPVRGEIIKAFIALREGYEASDELKEEIRQHVKKGLSAHAAPREIEFKDKLPKTRSGKIMRRVLKAWELDLPTGDLSTMED, via the coding sequence ATGAAATTGGAAGCGCTACCAGCAGTTAAAGGGGACTATAATCTTCAAAACTATGAAGCTGCAGTTGATTCATTTGACTGGAGTGAGGTAGAAAAGGAATTTTCATGGCATCATACAGGCAAGATTAATATGGCGTATGAAGCAATCGACCGTCATGCTGAAGGGGATAAAAAGAACAAGATCGCATTGTATTACCGCGATGCGAACCGCAACGAAAAGTACACATTCAGAGAAATGAAAGAAATGACGAATAAAGCAGCAAACGTGCTGAAGAGTCAGGCAGATATAGAAAAAGGAGATAGAGTATTTATTTTTATGCCAAGATCTCCTGAACTGTATTTTGCACTCCTTGGCGCATTAAAAATCGGTGCCATTGTCGGACCGCTTTTTGAAGCATTCATGGAAGGCGCAGTAAGAGATCGCCTCGAAGACAGCGATGCTAAAGCAATTATTACAACACCTGAGCTGCTTGAGAGAATTCCGGTGGATGAACTGCCTAACCTGAAGCATGTAATCGTCGTTGGCGATAACGTGACTGAAGAAGGCAAATATATCGATTTTAATCAGCATTTCAGTGAAGCTTCCCGCTCATTTGAGATTGAGTGGTTAGAACAGGATGATGGACTGATTCTGCATTACACATCAGGTTCAACAGGTAAGCCAAAAGGTGTGCTGCATGTACAGCGAGCGATGCTGCAGCATTATCAGACTGCAAGATGGGTGCTTGATCTGAAAGATAATGATATTTACTGGTGTACTGCTGACCCGGGCTGGGTAACAGGAACATCATACGGTATTTTTGGACCGTGGCTCACCGGGACAACTTCTGTCATTGTGGGAGGACGCTTCAGCCCGGAGGCATGGTATCAGACACTTGAAGACTATGAAGTAACAGTGTGGTACAGTGCTCCGACAGCATTCCGTATGTTAATGGGAGCAGGGGATGACCTTGTTAAAAAATATGACCTTTCCAACCTTCGTCACGTACTGAGTGTAGGAGAGCCGCTCAACCCGGAAGTGATCAGATGGGGGATGAAGGTATTTAATCATCGTATTCATGATACGTGGTGGATGACTGAAACTGGCGGACAGATGATCTGTAATTACCCTGCAATGGAAATCCGTCCAGGCTCAATGGGTAAACCGGTGCCGGGCGTTGAAGCAGCCATTGTGGATGATCAGGGGAATGAACTGCCGGCTAACCGGATGGGTAATCTTGCACTTAAAAAGGGCTGGCCATCCATGATGCATACGATCTGGAATAATAAAGAAAAATACGAATCTTATTTTATGCCGGGTGACTGGTATGTGTCCGGTGACTCTGCTTACCAGGATGAAGATGGATACTTCTGGTTCCAGGGTAGAATTGATGATGTCATTATGACTTCAGGTGAGCGTGTAGGACCGTTCGAAGTAGAAAGTAAGCTTGTCGAACACCCCGCGATCGCTGAAGCCGGCGTGATCGGAAAGCCTGACCCTGTTCGCGGTGAAATTATTAAAGCGTTCATCGCACTTCGTGAAGGATACGAGGCAAGTGATGAACTGAAGGAAGAAATCAGACAGCATGTTAAAAAAGGTCTTTCAGCGCACGCGGCGCCTAGAGAGATTGAATTTAAAGATAAGCTGCCTAAAACAAGAAGCGGTAAGATTATGAGACGCGTATTGAAAGCGTGGGAGCTTGATCTGCCAACTGGTGATTTATCTACAATGGAAGATTAA
- a CDS encoding peptidoglycan glycosyltransferase: MSDQNKSFRERIAGWSEASNRIGLPRKLHTSYQVFWNLLLLLLIFIVIGAAFAGGVGAGYFASLVKDEEVHSQESLEQNIYNYTETSDLYFANDVYLGKIRTDLERDEVALEDVSPLLIDAVIATEDEYFMEHDGVVPKAIMRAIFQEVTNAANQTGGSTLTQQLIKNQVLTNEVSFDRKAKEILLALRVERFFEKDEILEAYLNVADMGRNASGRNIAGVQTAAMGLFGVNASELTLPQAAFIAGLPQAPFGYTPFTNGGELKEDAGLQPGRERKNEVLSRMLRDGSITQEEHDEAVAYDLTQDFVEPSSGALERYPYVTEELERRAQDILMYMLAEKDGYSEAQVDASQTLFEKYAVLAARDMRQNGYQIHSTIDKEVYDKMEEVKNNYTRFDVEREGEEWDAEEGRFVPIMEQEQVGTVLMENATGKIISFTGGRDHERNSINHATMSYRSSGSTIKPLAVYAPAVEYGLIGAGSPLADVAFTGPGGWQPANYVVGREYGLIPARTALAASHNLSAARLYGRMLQSGYTPGEFLEVIDPQGIEDVEYSYPAFSLGGMEKGITVEENVSAYAAIANYGQYNEPYMIEKIIDRDGNVVFEHESESKEMFSPAASYVTLDMMRDTLTSIGSGRTAPGYLNFSTDWAGKSGTSQETRDNWFIASNPEVTFGLWLGYDTPKTLRDQSSVRAINLWAFMMNGVNEIRTDLIDPEYSFQQPEGVVSRSFCTFTGLPAGQACSAAGLVTSDLFTTAWSPSGEEAGLETSKYVTRNGQRYIALDSTPDEFSSTGAILSPDFAETMLYPYGGDASKLFPENNSFFDNMLVADNTLNDDGSNPSPVTASVSGTTLSWTNSGSGDVIGYRIYSGSRVVTISQFDDDNSTTLPAGTYEVVAVDVAGKESARSNEVRIGAEPDPEPAEPEENNNGNSGNAGNGNGSGNGNGNGNGGGSTPPAEEDPPAEEEPPAEEEPPAEEEPPAEEEPPAEEEPPADEDPEEPGEGDEA, from the coding sequence TTGTCAGACCAAAATAAATCATTTCGTGAGCGGATCGCCGGATGGAGCGAGGCTTCAAACCGGATCGGATTGCCACGAAAGCTGCATACGTCGTACCAGGTTTTTTGGAATTTACTATTATTACTCTTAATTTTTATTGTAATAGGTGCCGCATTTGCCGGTGGCGTCGGTGCAGGATACTTTGCTTCTCTTGTAAAAGATGAAGAAGTCCATTCACAAGAGTCACTTGAACAAAATATTTATAATTATACCGAAACATCAGACTTATATTTTGCCAACGATGTCTATCTCGGTAAGATCAGAACAGATCTTGAGAGAGATGAAGTTGCACTTGAAGATGTTTCACCACTGCTGATTGATGCAGTCATTGCAACAGAAGATGAATACTTTATGGAGCACGACGGGGTTGTACCAAAAGCAATCATGCGTGCAATTTTTCAGGAAGTCACAAACGCTGCCAACCAGACCGGTGGTAGTACACTCACACAACAGCTGATTAAAAATCAGGTGCTGACGAACGAAGTATCTTTTGACCGTAAAGCAAAAGAAATTCTGCTCGCACTAAGAGTTGAGCGATTCTTTGAAAAAGATGAGATTTTAGAAGCTTATTTGAATGTTGCTGATATGGGTAGAAATGCTTCCGGACGTAATATTGCCGGCGTCCAAACGGCTGCCATGGGACTGTTTGGTGTGAACGCTAGTGAATTAACATTACCGCAGGCCGCCTTTATCGCAGGACTTCCTCAGGCTCCGTTTGGTTATACACCTTTTACTAATGGCGGTGAGCTGAAGGAAGACGCCGGTTTACAGCCTGGGCGCGAGCGTAAAAATGAAGTACTTTCACGTATGCTGAGAGATGGCTCAATCACACAGGAAGAACATGATGAAGCCGTAGCATACGACTTAACACAGGATTTCGTTGAGCCGAGCTCTGGTGCATTAGAGCGTTACCCATATGTGACTGAGGAACTTGAGCGCCGTGCACAGGATATTCTAATGTATATGCTTGCTGAAAAAGATGGCTATTCTGAAGCGCAGGTAGATGCAAGTCAGACGCTTTTCGAGAAATATGCTGTACTAGCAGCAAGAGATATGCGTCAGAATGGTTATCAGATTCACTCAACGATCGATAAAGAAGTTTATGACAAGATGGAAGAAGTCAAAAATAATTACACACGTTTTGACGTCGAAAGAGAAGGCGAAGAATGGGACGCTGAAGAAGGCCGATTTGTACCTATCATGGAACAGGAACAGGTTGGAACAGTTCTGATGGAAAACGCGACTGGAAAGATTATCAGCTTTACAGGGGGGCGTGATCATGAGAGGAACAGTATTAATCACGCTACAATGTCATATAGATCTAGTGGTTCAACCATTAAACCACTTGCAGTTTATGCACCAGCCGTCGAATATGGTTTGATCGGCGCAGGCTCACCATTAGCCGATGTTGCATTCACAGGTCCAGGTGGATGGCAGCCAGCAAACTATGTTGTTGGAAGAGAATATGGATTGATCCCTGCAAGAACCGCTCTTGCTGCTTCTCATAACCTTTCAGCCGCTCGCCTTTATGGAAGAATGCTGCAATCAGGTTATACCCCGGGAGAATTTTTGGAAGTAATTGATCCACAGGGAATTGAAGATGTTGAATATAGTTACCCTGCATTCTCTCTTGGCGGGATGGAAAAAGGAATAACAGTTGAAGAAAACGTATCTGCTTATGCAGCAATTGCTAACTACGGTCAATATAACGAACCTTATATGATCGAAAAAATTATCGATAGAGATGGAAATGTAGTGTTTGAACATGAATCTGAGTCAAAAGAGATGTTCTCTCCTGCTGCCTCATACGTAACACTTGATATGATGAGAGACACTTTAACATCCATTGGTTCTGGACGAACTGCACCAGGCTACCTGAACTTCTCTACTGACTGGGCAGGTAAATCCGGAACATCCCAGGAAACAAGAGATAACTGGTTTATTGCTTCTAATCCTGAAGTAACATTCGGATTATGGCTTGGTTATGACACACCTAAAACGTTAAGAGATCAGAGCTCTGTACGTGCAATTAACCTCTGGGCGTTCATGATGAATGGTGTCAACGAAATCAGAACAGACTTGATCGACCCGGAATACAGCTTCCAGCAGCCTGAAGGGGTTGTAAGCCGTTCGTTCTGTACATTTACAGGATTACCAGCGGGTCAGGCTTGTTCTGCTGCAGGTCTAGTAACGTCTGATCTATTTACAACTGCGTGGAGCCCTTCCGGTGAAGAAGCCGGTCTTGAGACTTCCAAATATGTGACAAGAAATGGTCAGCGGTATATTGCACTTGATTCAACTCCGGATGAGTTTTCATCAACCGGTGCAATCTTAAGCCCTGACTTTGCAGAAACAATGTTATATCCATATGGCGGAGATGCTTCAAAACTATTCCCTGAGAATAATAGCTTCTTTGACAATATGCTTGTTGCAGATAACACATTGAATGACGATGGATCTAACCCATCGCCTGTTACAGCAAGCGTATCCGGCACAACACTCAGCTGGACCAACTCAGGCAGTGGTGATGTGATCGGATATCGCATTTACTCAGGATCAAGAGTCGTTACCATCAGTCAATTTGATGATGATAATTCTACTACGCTTCCTGCCGGCACTTATGAAGTGGTCGCAGTTGATGTAGCAGGTAAGGAATCTGCAAGATCAAATGAAGTAAGAATCGGCGCTGAGCCTGATCCTGAGCCTGCAGAACCGGAAGAAAACAATAACGGTAACAGCGGAAATGCGGGCAATGGTAATGGCAGTGGAAATGGTAACGGAAACGGAAATGGAGGCGGCAGCACTCCTCCGGCTGAGGAAGACCCTCCAGCTGAAGAAGAACCACCTGCTGAAGAAGAGCCTCCTGCTGAAGAAGAGCCTCCTGCTGAGGAGGAACCTCCAGCCGAAGAAGAACCACCTGCTGACGAAGACCCTGAAGAACCAGGTGAAGGTGACGAAGCATAA
- a CDS encoding flagellar motor protein MotP, protein MMKRFDALTPIGVIAGVLLIAGAILWNSGSGGFSFFFHLPSLMIVLGGVLAALTVTFPVSELKRVLIVMSQAFKQQPSDMKEVVSLFIRLAEIARREGLLSLERELEEIRDPFMKKGVYLAIDGVESDTITEILEAEIQSLEERHKRNRRMVEKAADYAPAWGMLGTLIGLVLMLQELNDPAAIGPNMAIALLTTFYGVLLANLVFHPIASKLAQKTEKEIFMKQAMIDGVIGVHHGQNPRVLEEQLSVYLSASDRMIPNLTEAKSNGKA, encoded by the coding sequence ATGATGAAACGTTTTGATGCTTTAACACCGATTGGCGTTATAGCGGGGGTATTATTAATTGCCGGTGCAATCCTTTGGAACAGCGGATCAGGAGGCTTTTCATTTTTCTTTCATCTGCCTTCACTCATGATTGTCCTTGGGGGTGTACTTGCAGCTCTGACAGTCACTTTTCCTGTAAGCGAATTAAAGCGGGTGCTGATCGTGATGTCTCAGGCTTTTAAACAACAGCCTTCTGACATGAAAGAAGTGGTCAGTCTTTTTATCAGGCTTGCTGAAATTGCCAGGAGAGAAGGACTGCTCTCACTCGAGAGAGAACTTGAAGAGATCAGGGATCCTTTTATGAAAAAAGGGGTATACCTTGCCATTGACGGAGTAGAGAGTGATACAATCACTGAGATTCTTGAAGCTGAAATCCAGTCTCTAGAAGAAAGACACAAGCGTAACAGAAGAATGGTTGAAAAGGCTGCAGATTATGCGCCGGCATGGGGAATGCTTGGCACGCTTATTGGGCTTGTCCTGATGCTTCAGGAACTAAATGACCCTGCTGCGATTGGACCGAATATGGCCATTGCCTTACTGACAACCTTTTATGGTGTGCTTCTTGCCAACCTTGTTTTTCATCCGATTGCAAGTAAGCTCGCTCAGAAAACGGAAAAAGAAATTTTTATGAAGCAGGCCATGATCGACGGGGTGATCGGTGTTCATCACGGTCAGAATCCAAGAGTGCTAGAAGAGCAGTTATCGGTTTACCTGTCTGCATCTGACCGTATGATTCCGAATCTGACAGAGGCAAAGTCTAATGGCAAAGCGTAA
- a CDS encoding tyrosyl-tRNA synthase, translating to MDLLQDLQWRGIIYQQTDEAGMKELLEKESVSLYCGADPTADSLHIGHLLPFLTMKRFQEHGHRPVVLVGGATGQIGDPSGKKEERQLQTREQVEYNVEAIKKQLEKLYTAEGDNKAIMVNNMDWIGQIDMITFLRDYGKHIGVNYMLAKDTISSRLETGISYTEFTYTILQAMDFNHLYQEFNCKLQIGGSDQWGNITTGLEMIRKMNNEDAKAFGMTIPLVTKADGTKFGKTEGGAVWLDADKTSPYEFYQFWINTTDADVVKYLKFFTFLDKETIEGLEKAVQEEPHMRAAQKALAEDMTRMIHGEDALDQAKRITAALFSGDLKSLSSSEIREGFKDVPTHKVEEGQSVNLVEVLVDAKISSSKRQAREDVTNGAVYINGERVQDLGFDLDASVRLDNEFTIIRRGKKKYFMIQYA from the coding sequence ATGGACTTATTACAGGATTTACAGTGGCGCGGCATTATTTATCAGCAAACAGATGAAGCAGGTATGAAGGAACTGCTTGAAAAAGAATCAGTTTCACTATACTGCGGGGCAGATCCGACAGCAGACAGTCTGCATATCGGTCACCTGCTGCCATTTTTAACAATGAAGAGATTTCAGGAGCATGGCCATCGTCCAGTCGTACTGGTCGGAGGAGCAACTGGTCAGATTGGTGACCCGAGCGGTAAGAAAGAAGAACGGCAGCTGCAGACACGTGAGCAGGTTGAGTACAATGTAGAAGCGATTAAAAAGCAGCTTGAAAAACTGTATACTGCTGAAGGTGACAATAAAGCAATTATGGTAAACAACATGGACTGGATCGGTCAAATTGACATGATTACATTCCTGCGTGATTACGGAAAACATATTGGTGTTAATTACATGCTTGCGAAAGACACGATTTCATCACGCCTTGAAACAGGGATCTCATACACTGAATTCACCTACACGATTTTGCAGGCGATGGACTTTAACCATTTATACCAAGAATTCAACTGTAAGCTTCAGATCGGAGGCAGTGACCAGTGGGGGAATATTACAACCGGTCTTGAAATGATCCGAAAAATGAATAATGAGGATGCAAAGGCATTCGGCATGACCATTCCGCTTGTCACAAAAGCAGACGGTACCAAGTTTGGTAAAACAGAGGGCGGCGCAGTATGGCTTGATGCTGACAAGACGTCACCTTATGAGTTCTACCAGTTCTGGATTAACACAACAGATGCTGACGTTGTAAAATATCTGAAGTTCTTTACATTCCTTGATAAAGAAACAATTGAAGGACTTGAAAAAGCTGTGCAGGAAGAACCGCATATGCGTGCAGCCCAAAAAGCACTGGCTGAAGATATGACAAGAATGATTCACGGTGAAGATGCACTTGATCAGGCGAAGAGAATTACTGCAGCACTATTCAGCGGTGACCTGAAGTCACTCAGCAGCTCAGAGATCCGTGAAGGGTTCAAAGATGTGCCGACACATAAAGTTGAAGAAGGTCAATCTGTTAACCTGGTTGAAGTTCTTGTTGATGCGAAAATTTCATCTTCAAAACGTCAGGCGCGTGAAGATGTTACAAACGGAGCGGTATACATTAATGGCGAAAGAGTCCAGGACCTGGGCTTCGACCTTGATGCATCAGTCAGACTCGACAACGAATTCACCATCATCCGCCGCGGTAAAAAGAAATACTTTATGATTCAATACGCATGA